The genomic DNA CGGCGGGCAGCTTCGCCTGCCCGGTCCCGATCTGGGACGTGAGCTCCTTGCCCACCTGGAGCGAGGCGCTTTCGGCCGCCTGTGTCGTCGCCGTCCGGGCCAGGCTGGAGCCCACGCTGCCGGCGGACTGGTTTGTCAGCACCGTCAGCGTCGGGCGGGCTGGGGTCCCAGCGGTCACGGAGGCAGTGAGTGCGGTGGTGGCGGAGGTGAAGTCGGCGGGGACGACGAGCGCGCCGTACAGCTTGCCCTTGCCGAGTTCCTCCTTCATCTCCTTCTCGTCCATCACCTTCCAGTCGATCTTGGCCCCGCTCGCGGTGGACTTCTTGATCGACTCGGTGATCCCAGCCCCGAGGTTGACCTGCTTGCCGCCGACAGCGGCCCCCTTGTCGGCGTTGACCAGGCCGACGGGCAGATTCTTCATGTGATCGACGGGATCGATGTTGGCCCCGACGTAGAACACGGTGAACAGCAGCGCGAGAACGCCAGTGATGACGCCATTGGCGATCCACAGGGGTTTGGCACGCAGCACGCGGAACGGGTGAATCCCACTCATGACTTACTCCGGTCTCGGACAACACACTCATATCCGGAGAGGGGCGGACAGCTTCATTGCGGTCCGGCGACCCTCGGAACGTTCAATCTCGGCACACACGGCCGTCGACGCGGAACCGGAGATGCAGCACCCCGCCGGGACTCCGACTGATGAAACCGGTCGGTTTCAAGCTCATCGTAAACCGATCAGTTTACAAATTCCAAGTCGAGGCGCCGGCCCCTGTCCCAGCGGCGCGAGGAAGCCGATACCGTGCTCTATCCGCTCGATCGACACCGACTCCCTGCGGAGCTGGAAGTTCACGGCCAGGTCTCTGGTCGCGGGTCTATGTGATGTCGTGATCAATCCTGCCGATCGAAGCCGGTAGCAAGGCGATCGTGACGCGCAGGCAACTCACCGACAAGCAGGAGCAGTTGATCGATCCGTTCCTGCCGATGGGCAAGCACGGTCCGTACCCTGAGCGGATGCGCGAGCAGTTCGGGGGGACGATCTGGCGGTTCCGCGCCAGCAGTCAGTGGCGGGAAATGCCGGGCCGGTTCGGCCGACGGTCTACCGGGAGGCGGGGACTGGAAACCGAGCGGCGGCCACCGCGCAAGCGCCTGCCCCGGCTCAGGAGGGTGTGCGCGTTCGCGCCAGCTCGGCTGTTACGGCGTCGGCTACCGCATCCCTCACCTGCGCCTCCGTGGGCGTGGGCCGGCCGAGTTCGGCGGCGAGTTGAGCCAACGAGGTCATCCGGACACCGGGCAGGGCGCAGGCCGTGAACGTGGTGTAGACGTCGAGGTCCGGGTCTATGTTGAGCGCGAATCCGTGGCTGGTGACGCCGCCGCTGATGCGCATGCCGATGGAGGCGATTTTGCGGTGGCCGGGGGTCCACACGCCGACCAGGCTCTCGGCGCCTCGGGGTGTGTCCCGGCGTATCGCCTCGAATCCGAGTGATCCCAGCGCGCGGATCAGGGCGTGCTCGATCCGGCGTATCAAGCCGCGCGGTCCCAGCTCGCGCACGTTCAGCA from Streptomyces sp. NBC_01478 includes the following:
- the lipB gene encoding lipoyl(octanoyl) transferase LipB; its protein translation is MERVDLGEVPYEVAQADMAGWVAERKQGRTGDRLFLLTHPPVITYTARTPADQLPEPASPISLVEVDRGGHATYHGPGQLIGYLVLNVRELGPRGLIRRIEHALIRALGSLGFEAIRRDTPRGAESLVGVWTPGHRKIASIGMRISGGVTSHGFALNIDPDLDVYTTFTACALPGVRMTSLAQLAAELGRPTPTEAQVRDAVADAVTAELARTRTPS